In the Mycolicibacterium thermoresistibile genome, one interval contains:
- a CDS encoding lipoprotein LpqH has product MYRGLLAAIGGAALVVAGLAGCSSNDEGSTAADETTTGEAVDEVIVEEEEETTTTGAAAEGAATVSIDGQEQEIQGTVACTQTGDTVMIAIGDATQGISATVSTGDEPQVSQVALGNVDGVALTYQEGTGQGEAAAEKDGDTYKITGTATGADIADPGAGMVSKPFEIEVTCPGS; this is encoded by the coding sequence ATGTATCGAGGTTTACTGGCCGCGATCGGGGGCGCCGCCCTGGTCGTCGCCGGTCTGGCCGGCTGTTCATCCAATGACGAGGGCTCGACCGCGGCGGACGAGACCACAACCGGGGAGGCCGTCGACGAGGTGATCGTCGAGGAGGAGGAGGAGACGACCACCACCGGCGCGGCCGCCGAGGGCGCGGCGACCGTCTCCATCGACGGTCAGGAGCAGGAGATCCAGGGCACCGTGGCGTGCACCCAGACCGGTGACACGGTGATGATCGCGATCGGCGACGCCACCCAGGGCATCAGCGCGACGGTCTCCACCGGCGACGAACCGCAGGTCAGCCAGGTCGCGCTGGGCAATGTCGACGGTGTGGCGCTGACATACCAGGAAGGCACCGGCCAGGGTGAGGCGGCGGCCGAGAAGGACGGCGACACCTACAAGATCACCGGTACCGCGACCGGGGCCGATATCGCCGATCCGGGCGCGGGGATGGTGAGCAAACCGTTCGAGATCGAGGTGACCTGCCCCGGTTCCTGA
- a CDS encoding LapA family protein: MSSDPSERPTQHPPLPAEDLPAGAGDEPAPAEHAHADADSGLTRTRAAAMWSALAGGFLVLIVLLIFIAQNTESARFQFLGWHWSLPLGVAILGSAVCGGLLAVAVGTARMYQLRRAARKNARTRSQR, from the coding sequence ATGAGCAGCGATCCCTCTGAGCGGCCCACGCAGCATCCGCCGTTGCCGGCCGAAGACCTGCCCGCCGGCGCCGGCGACGAGCCGGCCCCCGCCGAACACGCACACGCGGACGCCGACTCCGGGTTGACCCGCACGCGGGCGGCCGCGATGTGGTCGGCACTTGCGGGCGGTTTCCTGGTGCTGATCGTGCTGTTGATCTTCATCGCGCAGAACACCGAGTCCGCCCGGTTCCAGTTCCTCGGTTGGCACTGGAGCCTGCCCCTGGGGGTCGCCATTCTGGGGTCGGCGGTGTGCGGCGGGCTGCTGGCGGTCGCCGTCGGCACGGCCCGGATGTATCAGTTGCGGCGCGCCGCCAGGAAGAACGCCCGCACCCGCAGTCAGCGCTGA
- a CDS encoding putative glycolipid-binding domain-containing protein: MSGAQSEAKASVWPAVFTWRAYDDPRMESVRVNVSGNRIKAYGRIVAGASDLHPAFSASYDLVTDEAGATRRLSMTVTLAERERQLSISRDEENMWLVQDHQNQTKRAPYDGALDVDVIFSPFFNALPIRRTGLHQRTDSITLPVVYVRLPEVTVEAATISYSSAPDGIKVVSPVADTTVTVDDDGFILSYPGLAERI, encoded by the coding sequence GTGAGTGGTGCCCAGTCTGAAGCGAAGGCAAGCGTCTGGCCGGCGGTGTTCACCTGGCGCGCCTACGACGACCCGCGGATGGAATCGGTCCGGGTGAACGTATCCGGCAACCGGATCAAGGCCTACGGCCGGATCGTCGCCGGCGCGTCCGATCTGCACCCGGCGTTCAGTGCCTCCTACGATTTGGTGACCGATGAGGCCGGGGCGACCCGGCGGCTGTCGATGACGGTCACGCTCGCCGAGCGGGAACGCCAACTGTCGATCTCCCGCGACGAGGAGAACATGTGGCTGGTGCAGGATCACCAGAACCAGACCAAACGCGCACCCTATGACGGCGCGCTGGACGTGGACGTGATCTTCAGCCCGTTCTTCAACGCGCTGCCGATCCGGCGCACCGGCCTGCACCAGCGCACCGACTCCATCACCCTGCCGGTCGTCTACGTGCGGCTGCCGGAGGTCACCGTGGAGGCGGCGACCATCAGCTACAGCAGCGCCCCCGACGGCATCAAGGTGGTCTCCCCGGTGGCCGACACCACCGTCACCGTCGACGACGACGGTTTCATCCTCAGCTATCCCGGACTGGCAGAGCGGATCTGA
- a CDS encoding MFS transporter has protein sequence MTTERTDPPQDPSVEQEQPPGVLRKAIAASAVGNATEWFDYGLYAYGVTYISVAIFPGDGATATLLALMTFAVSFLVRPLGGFVWGPLGDRLGRRQVLAITILLMAGATFCVGLVPSYDSIGLWAPVLMVILRMIQGFSTGGEYGGAATFMAEYAPSRRRGLLGSFLEFGTLAGFSLGALMMLGVSLMLSDDQMNTWGWRVPFLIAAPLGLIGLYLRSRLDDTPIFRELQESDREEKSIWTEFKDLLVEYRGQILRLGGLVVALNVVNYTLLSYMPTYLQTSIGLSTDTALVVPIIGMLSMMVFLPFAGLLSDRFGRKPMWWISLGGLLALVVPMFMLMSTSVPGAIIGFAVLGLLYVPQLATISATFPAMFPTHVRYAGFAIAYNVSTSLFGGTAPAANDWLIQQTGNNLMPAFYMMAACLVGMLALVKLPETARCPIGGTEIPGTEDAPPPVEYDLVGNR, from the coding sequence TTGACCACGGAGCGCACCGACCCGCCGCAGGATCCGTCCGTCGAGCAGGAGCAGCCACCCGGGGTGCTGCGCAAGGCGATCGCGGCGTCGGCGGTCGGAAACGCCACCGAGTGGTTCGACTACGGCCTGTACGCCTACGGCGTCACCTACATCTCGGTGGCGATCTTCCCCGGTGACGGGGCCACCGCCACCCTGCTCGCGCTGATGACCTTCGCGGTGTCGTTCCTGGTGCGCCCGCTCGGCGGCTTCGTGTGGGGGCCGCTCGGCGACCGGCTGGGCCGCCGCCAGGTGCTGGCGATCACGATCCTGCTGATGGCCGGCGCCACCTTCTGCGTCGGCCTGGTGCCCAGCTACGACTCGATCGGGCTGTGGGCGCCGGTGCTCATGGTGATCCTGCGGATGATCCAGGGCTTCTCCACCGGCGGCGAATACGGCGGGGCGGCCACCTTCATGGCCGAATACGCACCGTCGCGGCGCCGCGGCCTGCTGGGCAGCTTCCTGGAGTTCGGCACCCTCGCCGGGTTCTCGCTGGGCGCGCTGATGATGCTGGGCGTCTCGCTGATGCTCTCCGACGACCAGATGAACACCTGGGGCTGGCGGGTGCCGTTCCTGATCGCCGCACCGCTCGGGCTGATCGGCCTGTATCTGCGCAGCCGGCTGGACGACACCCCGATCTTCCGGGAACTGCAGGAGTCGGATCGCGAGGAGAAGTCGATCTGGACCGAGTTCAAGGATCTGCTGGTCGAGTACCGGGGCCAGATCCTGCGGCTCGGCGGGCTGGTGGTGGCGCTCAACGTCGTCAACTACACCCTGCTGAGCTACATGCCGACCTATCTGCAGACCTCGATCGGGTTGTCCACCGACACCGCGCTGGTGGTGCCGATCATCGGGATGCTGTCGATGATGGTGTTCCTGCCGTTCGCGGGGCTGCTCTCGGACCGGTTCGGCCGCAAACCGATGTGGTGGATCTCGCTGGGCGGGCTGCTGGCGCTGGTCGTGCCGATGTTCATGCTGATGTCCACCAGCGTCCCGGGCGCCATCATCGGGTTCGCGGTGCTGGGGCTGCTCTACGTGCCGCAGCTGGCCACCATCTCCGCCACCTTCCCGGCGATGTTCCCCACCCATGTGCGCTACGCGGGCTTCGCGATCGCCTACAACGTGTCGACGTCGCTGTTCGGCGGCACTGCCCCGGCCGCCAACGACTGGCTGATCCAGCAGACCGGGAACAACCTGATGCCGGCCTTCTACATGATGGCGGCCTGTCTGGTCGGGATGCTCGCGCTGGTCAAGCTGCCCGAGACCGCGCGCTGCCCGATCGGTGGCACCGAGATCCCGGGCACCGAGGACGCGCCGCCGCCGGTGGAGTACGACCTGGTGGGCAACCGCTGA
- a CDS encoding nucleoside deaminase, with amino-acid sequence MIGSVTDEDMIRAALTAAREAGPRDVPIGAVVFGPDGGELARAANAREQLGDPTAHAEVLALRAAARRLGDGWRLEGATLAVTVEPCTMCAGALVLARVARLVFGAWEPKTGAVGSLWDVVRDRRLNHRPEVRGGVLAAECAAPLEEFFARQRDPDSPRGLG; translated from the coding sequence ATGATCGGGTCGGTGACCGACGAGGACATGATCCGGGCTGCGCTGACCGCCGCGCGCGAGGCCGGGCCGCGTGATGTGCCGATCGGGGCGGTGGTGTTCGGGCCGGACGGCGGTGAGCTGGCCCGCGCCGCGAACGCCCGCGAACAACTGGGCGACCCGACTGCGCACGCCGAGGTGCTGGCGTTGCGGGCGGCCGCACGGCGATTGGGCGACGGGTGGCGGCTGGAGGGCGCCACCCTGGCGGTCACCGTCGAACCGTGCACGATGTGCGCGGGTGCGCTGGTGCTGGCCCGGGTGGCGCGGCTGGTGTTCGGCGCCTGGGAACCCAAGACCGGCGCCGTCGGATCGTTGTGGGATGTGGTCCGCGACCGCAGGCTCAACCACCGGCCGGAGGTCCGGGGCGGGGTGCTGGCCGCGGAGTGCGCGGCCCCGCTGGAGGAGTTCTTCGCCCGGCAGCGCGACCCCGATTCACCCCGCGGTTTGGGCTGA
- a CDS encoding prephenate dehydrogenase yields the protein MTKVPICVLGLGLIGGSIMRAARAAGREVFGYNRSIDGVTAARAEGFDATEHLDEALARAAEQRALIVLAVPMFAVPMLLERIAQEAADCPLTDVVSVKGAVLEEVRAHGLLARFVGGHPMTGTAHSGWSAGDADLFAGTPWVVSVDDHVDPAIWAMVMELALDCRAVVVPARSDEHDAAAASVSHLPHLLAEALAITAGEVPLAFSLAAGSFRDGTRVAATAPDLVRAMCENNADQLLPALDRTLELLTAAREALAHNGSVAELVEAGHAARMRYDSFGRTDIMAVVIGEEGWREELAAAGRAGGVIRSALPVRDS from the coding sequence GTGACGAAGGTCCCGATCTGTGTGCTGGGGCTCGGCCTCATCGGCGGGTCGATCATGCGTGCCGCCCGGGCCGCCGGACGTGAGGTGTTCGGCTACAACCGGTCCATCGACGGTGTGACGGCGGCGCGCGCCGAGGGGTTCGACGCCACCGAGCACCTCGACGAGGCGTTGGCCCGGGCCGCGGAACAGCGGGCGCTGATCGTGTTGGCGGTGCCGATGTTCGCGGTGCCGATGCTGCTGGAACGGATCGCCCAGGAGGCCGCCGACTGCCCGCTGACCGATGTGGTCAGCGTCAAGGGCGCCGTCCTCGAGGAGGTCCGCGCGCACGGGCTGCTCGCGCGGTTCGTCGGCGGCCATCCGATGACCGGCACCGCACACTCGGGCTGGAGCGCCGGGGACGCCGACCTGTTCGCCGGCACCCCGTGGGTGGTCAGCGTCGACGACCACGTCGACCCGGCGATCTGGGCGATGGTGATGGAGTTGGCGCTGGACTGCCGCGCGGTGGTGGTGCCGGCCCGCTCCGATGAGCACGACGCCGCCGCGGCGAGCGTCTCGCATCTGCCCCATCTGCTCGCCGAGGCGCTGGCGATCACGGCCGGCGAGGTGCCGTTGGCGTTCTCCCTGGCCGCCGGTTCCTTCCGGGACGGCACCCGGGTCGCGGCGACCGCACCCGATCTGGTGCGGGCGATGTGCGAGAACAACGCCGACCAGCTGTTGCCGGCGCTGGACCGCACCCTGGAACTGCTGACCGCCGCGCGTGAGGCGCTGGCGCACAACGGCTCGGTGGCCGAGCTGGTGGAGGCCGGTCACGCCGCGCGGATGCGCTACGACAGCTTCGGGCGCACCGACATCATGGCGGTCGTGATCGGTGAGGAGGGCTGGCGGGAGGAACTGGCCGCCGCCGGTCGGGCCGGCGGGGTGATCAGATCCGCTCTGCCAGTCCGGGATAGCTGA
- the tgt gene encoding tRNA guanosine(34) transglycosylase Tgt gives MNTGVTSDSSGPFFSVGTELPGRLGRTGVIRTPHGEIHTPAFIPVGTQATVKAVLPETMKELGAQAVLANAYHLYLQPGPDIVAEAGGLGAFMNWPGPTFTDSGGFQVLSLGAGFRKVLAMDANRVQADDVIAEGKERLAHVDDDGVTFRSHLDGSTHRFTPEKSIGIQRRLGADIIFAFDELTTLVNTRGYQERSVRRTHEWAVRCLVEHHRLRAAHPELPRQALFGVVQGAQYEDLRRQAARGLTEIGAGPGPAEGLGFDGYGIGGALEKQNLATIVGWVSSELPPDKPRHLLGISEPDDLFAAVAAGADTFDCVSPSRVARNAAVYSSTGRFNVTNARFRRDFNPIDDGCDCYTCAHYTRAYLHHLFKARELLSATLATIHNQRFIIRLVDRIRESIVAGEFDELREHTLGRYYGGRRRYGTMAT, from the coding sequence ATGAATACTGGCGTGACCAGCGATTCATCCGGACCGTTCTTCAGTGTCGGCACAGAGCTGCCCGGGCGGCTGGGACGTACCGGTGTGATCCGCACCCCGCACGGTGAGATCCACACACCCGCGTTCATCCCGGTCGGCACCCAGGCGACCGTCAAGGCGGTGCTGCCGGAGACAATGAAAGAGCTTGGCGCACAGGCTGTCCTGGCCAACGCCTACCACCTCTATCTGCAGCCGGGCCCGGACATCGTGGCGGAGGCGGGCGGACTGGGCGCGTTCATGAACTGGCCGGGGCCGACGTTCACCGACAGCGGTGGATTCCAGGTGCTGTCGCTGGGAGCCGGGTTCCGCAAGGTGTTGGCGATGGACGCCAACCGGGTCCAGGCCGATGACGTGATCGCCGAGGGCAAGGAACGTCTCGCCCATGTCGACGACGACGGGGTGACGTTCCGGTCACATCTGGACGGTTCCACCCACCGGTTCACCCCGGAGAAGTCGATCGGCATCCAGCGCAGGCTCGGCGCGGACATCATCTTCGCCTTCGACGAGCTCACCACGCTGGTGAACACCCGCGGCTACCAGGAACGATCCGTACGGCGCACCCACGAGTGGGCGGTGCGCTGCCTGGTCGAACACCACCGCCTCCGTGCCGCACACCCGGAACTGCCGCGGCAGGCGCTGTTCGGGGTGGTGCAGGGCGCCCAGTACGAGGATCTGCGCCGGCAGGCCGCCCGCGGGCTCACCGAGATCGGAGCCGGCCCCGGACCGGCCGAGGGGCTCGGCTTCGACGGCTACGGTATCGGCGGTGCCCTGGAGAAACAGAATCTGGCGACCATCGTCGGCTGGGTCAGCAGCGAACTGCCGCCGGACAAACCCCGCCACCTGCTCGGCATCAGCGAACCCGACGACCTGTTCGCCGCCGTCGCCGCGGGCGCGGACACCTTCGACTGCGTCTCGCCGTCGCGGGTGGCGCGCAACGCCGCGGTGTACTCGTCGACCGGCCGGTTCAACGTCACCAACGCCCGCTTCCGGCGCGACTTCAACCCGATCGACGACGGGTGCGACTGCTACACCTGCGCCCACTACACCCGTGCCTACCTGCACCATCTGTTCAAGGCCAGGGAGCTGTTGTCGGCGACCCTGGCCACCATCCACAACCAGCGCTTCATCATCCGGCTCGTCGACCGGATCCGGGAGTCGATCGTCGCCGGCGAGTTCGACGAACTGCGTGAGCACACCTTGGGGCGGTACTACGGGGGCCGCCGCCGCTACGGAACAATGGCCACATGA
- a CDS encoding cytochrome P450 yields MTVEADPQILLMQMLDPANRSDPYPVYRRIRERGPVQPAGGNVTVFSSYADCDAVLRHPDSCSDGLKSTITRRQLAEGKDVRPLGPPGFLFLDPPDHTRLRGLVSKAFAPKVVRALEADIAAMVDELLAAAEPGGEPFDVISGLAYPLPVTVICRLLGVPIEDEPRFRDASALLAQGLDPFLTVTGQAADGHEQRVAAGQWLRGYLGELLEARRADPRDDLMSALIEVVESGDQLSTEEIIATCNLLLVAGHETTVNLIANAVLAMLRTPGQWAALAADPQRVSAVVEETLRYDPPVQLVARVAGADMTIGGVSVPEGDSMLLLLAAAHRDPAMYDRPDVFDPDRGPIRHLGFGRGIHFCLGAPLARLEAAIALQQITARFPRARLAGQPVYKPNLTLRGMQSLHITV; encoded by the coding sequence ATGACCGTCGAGGCCGATCCGCAGATACTCCTGATGCAGATGCTCGATCCGGCCAACCGGTCGGATCCGTATCCGGTGTATCGGCGGATCCGCGAACGCGGACCCGTGCAGCCGGCGGGTGGCAACGTCACGGTGTTCTCCAGCTACGCCGACTGCGACGCGGTGTTGCGCCACCCGGACTCCTGCAGCGACGGACTCAAGTCCACCATCACCCGGCGTCAGCTCGCCGAGGGCAAGGACGTGCGCCCGCTCGGGCCGCCCGGATTCCTCTTCCTCGACCCGCCGGACCACACCCGGCTGCGCGGTCTGGTGAGCAAGGCGTTCGCCCCGAAGGTGGTGCGGGCGCTGGAAGCCGACATCGCCGCGATGGTCGACGAACTGCTCGCCGCCGCCGAGCCCGGCGGCGAACCGTTCGACGTCATCTCCGGGCTGGCCTATCCGCTCCCGGTGACGGTGATCTGCCGGCTGCTGGGCGTGCCGATCGAGGACGAACCGAGATTCCGGGACGCCTCCGCGCTGCTGGCGCAGGGGCTCGACCCGTTCCTGACGGTCACCGGGCAGGCGGCGGACGGACACGAGCAGCGGGTGGCTGCCGGCCAGTGGCTGCGCGGTTACCTCGGTGAACTCCTCGAGGCACGGCGGGCCGACCCGCGCGACGATCTGATGTCGGCGCTCATCGAGGTCGTGGAGTCCGGTGATCAACTCAGCACCGAGGAGATCATCGCCACCTGCAACCTGCTGCTGGTGGCCGGCCACGAGACCACCGTCAACCTGATCGCCAACGCCGTGCTGGCCATGCTGCGCACGCCCGGCCAGTGGGCGGCGCTGGCCGCCGACCCGCAGCGGGTCTCCGCGGTGGTGGAGGAGACCCTGCGTTACGACCCGCCGGTGCAGCTGGTGGCGCGGGTCGCCGGCGCGGACATGACGATCGGCGGCGTGAGCGTGCCCGAGGGGGACAGCATGCTGTTGCTGCTGGCCGCGGCGCACCGCGACCCGGCGATGTACGACCGGCCCGACGTGTTCGACCCGGACCGCGGGCCGATCAGGCATCTGGGGTTCGGGCGGGGCATCCACTTCTGCCTGGGCGCACCTCTGGCCCGCCTGGAGGCGGCGATCGCCCTGCAGCAGATCACCGCCCGGTTCCCGCGGGCCCGGCTGGCCGGGCAGCCGGTGTACAAGCCGAATCTGACTCTGCGCGGAATGCAGAGCCTGCACATCACGGTGTAG
- a CDS encoding tRNA adenosine deaminase-associated protein, giving the protein MGAQGAPARKPGADDIEGFGVAVVREDGRWQCFPMRRAALRSLAAAERELCEMRAAGPVFGLLDIDDEFFIIVRPAPSGTRLLLSDATAALDYDIAAEALERLDADIDEDDLESADPFEEGDLGVLADIGLPDAVLSVILDEIDLYADEQLGRIAGEMGFAEELAAVLERLGR; this is encoded by the coding sequence ATGGGAGCACAGGGTGCACCGGCGCGCAAACCCGGCGCCGACGATATCGAGGGCTTCGGTGTGGCCGTCGTCCGCGAAGACGGCCGGTGGCAGTGCTTCCCGATGCGTCGCGCCGCACTGCGCAGCCTGGCCGCCGCGGAACGGGAGCTGTGTGAGATGCGCGCCGCCGGACCGGTTTTCGGACTGCTCGACATCGACGACGAATTCTTCATCATCGTGCGGCCGGCGCCGTCGGGGACCCGGCTGCTGCTGTCGGACGCCACTGCCGCGCTGGATTACGACATCGCCGCCGAAGCGTTGGAACGACTCGACGCCGACATCGACGAGGACGACCTGGAGAGTGCCGACCCGTTCGAGGAGGGCGACCTCGGGGTGCTGGCCGACATCGGGCTGCCCGATGCGGTGCTCAGCGTCATCCTCGACGAGATCGACCTGTACGCCGACGAGCAGCTCGGCCGGATCGCCGGTGAGATGGGATTCGCCGAGGAGTTGGCGGCGGTCCTCGAGCGGCTGGGTCGGTGA
- a CDS encoding phosphotransferase enzyme family protein: MSGLPRDHERHARTVLPAYGRDPDTPLRLLSVSENAIYLVDDPDPMVLRVHRPGYHSPAAIRSELGWMTALREQTTVATPRALRTVDGRDVVAAQPDGSRGSPVYVDAVTFIPGCTAEEQPDAVGFEDLGRITAVMHRHVQSWSPPAGFTRFRWDIDTTIGAHPRWGSWRHAAGLTPRDIDVVERAAAAVTARLTEFGYAPDKFGLIHGDLRMANLMIDPADPGAPITVIDFDDSGWSWYLADLGAVVSFIEHTPLAESIIADWLCGYREVCELPQADLEMVPTFVMLRRLMLTGWIASHPDADAAITYRDGYPEGTVQLAHRYLGDRNWLRDAVFSTRV; the protein is encoded by the coding sequence ATGTCCGGACTCCCGCGCGACCATGAGCGCCATGCCCGCACCGTGCTGCCGGCCTACGGGCGGGATCCGGACACCCCGCTGCGACTGCTCAGCGTGTCGGAGAACGCGATCTATCTGGTCGACGACCCCGATCCCATGGTGCTGCGGGTGCATCGGCCCGGCTACCACTCGCCGGCCGCGATCCGCTCCGAACTGGGCTGGATGACCGCGCTGCGGGAGCAGACCACGGTGGCGACGCCGCGGGCGTTGCGCACCGTCGACGGGCGGGACGTGGTGGCCGCGCAACCGGACGGTTCCCGCGGATCCCCGGTGTACGTGGACGCGGTGACGTTCATCCCCGGCTGCACCGCCGAGGAGCAGCCCGACGCGGTCGGGTTCGAGGACCTCGGGCGGATCACGGCCGTCATGCACCGTCATGTGCAGAGCTGGTCTCCACCAGCGGGTTTCACCAGGTTCCGCTGGGACATCGACACCACGATCGGAGCGCATCCCCGGTGGGGCAGTTGGCGGCACGCCGCCGGACTGACCCCCCGCGACATCGACGTGGTCGAGCGGGCCGCCGCGGCCGTGACCGCCCGGCTGACCGAGTTCGGTTATGCTCCAGACAAATTCGGTCTCATTCACGGTGACCTGCGGATGGCGAATCTGATGATCGACCCGGCCGATCCCGGCGCGCCGATCACCGTGATCGACTTCGACGATTCCGGATGGTCCTGGTATCTGGCCGATCTCGGCGCGGTGGTGTCGTTCATCGAGCACACTCCGTTGGCGGAGAGCATCATTGCCGACTGGTTGTGTGGCTACCGGGAGGTATGTGAACTGCCGCAGGCGGATCTGGAGATGGTGCCGACGTTCGTGATGCTGCGCCGGCTGATGCTCACCGGATGGATCGCCTCGCATCCGGACGCCGATGCCGCAATCACCTACCGCGACGGCTACCCGGAGGGTACGGTGCAGTTGGCTCACCGGTACCTCGGGGACCGGAACTGGCTGCGGGACGCGGTGTTCTCCACCCGGGTCTGA
- the gluQRS gene encoding tRNA glutamyl-Q(34) synthetase GluQRS — protein sequence MARVSSSPGAGRFAPSPSADLHIGNLRTAVLAWLFARSTGRRFLIRVEDLDERTDAGTAARQLRDLEAIGLTWDGPVVWQSRRRPIYQAVVDKLVADDLVYECYCSRKDIAQAPRAPHAPQGAYPGTCRDLTRSRRERRRRETGRPPALRLRTDVTHHAVTDLLHGSYHGHVDDFVVLRGDGVPAYNLAVVVDDAAQGIDQVVRGDDLLSSAPRQAYLARLLGHRPPQYAHVPLVLNTAGKRLAKRDGAVTLPELGVRRAFELISASLGWPASNLAELLDQFDPAALPRSPWIWPATP from the coding sequence ATGGCGCGGGTGAGCAGTTCCCCCGGTGCGGGCCGGTTCGCGCCGAGCCCGTCGGCTGACCTGCACATCGGCAATCTGCGCACCGCCGTGTTGGCCTGGTTGTTCGCCCGCAGCACCGGCCGCCGATTCCTGATCCGCGTCGAGGATCTCGACGAGCGCACGGATGCCGGGACCGCGGCCCGCCAGTTGCGCGACCTCGAGGCGATCGGCCTGACCTGGGACGGTCCGGTGGTGTGGCAGTCGCGGCGCCGGCCGATCTACCAGGCCGTCGTCGACAAGCTCGTCGCCGACGATCTGGTTTACGAATGTTATTGCAGCAGAAAGGATATCGCCCAGGCGCCGCGGGCTCCGCATGCGCCGCAGGGCGCCTATCCGGGCACCTGCCGGGATCTCACCCGCAGCCGGCGGGAGCGGCGGCGCCGGGAGACCGGGCGCCCGCCGGCCCTGCGGCTGCGCACCGACGTCACCCACCATGCGGTCACCGACCTGCTGCACGGCAGCTATCACGGCCACGTCGACGACTTCGTGGTGCTGCGCGGCGACGGGGTGCCCGCCTACAACCTGGCGGTGGTGGTCGACGACGCCGCCCAGGGCATCGATCAGGTGGTGCGCGGGGACGATCTGTTGAGTTCGGCGCCGCGTCAGGCGTATCTGGCCCGGCTGCTGGGCCACCGGCCCCCGCAGTACGCCCATGTGCCGCTGGTGCTCAACACCGCGGGTAAACGGCTGGCCAAACGCGACGGCGCGGTGACGCTGCCGGAGCTCGGGGTGCGGCGGGCATTCGAACTGATCAGCGCCTCGCTGGGCTGGCCCGCCTCGAACCTCGCCGAACTGCTCGACCAGTTCGATCCGGCGGCGCTGCCCCGCTCACCCTGGATCTGGCCCGCTACACCGTGA
- a CDS encoding MBL fold metallo-hydrolase: protein MHQVLPTLWQTRTDSPFPGLTTHAFLWTGGRRNALFYSVATDADFDAIEQLGGIADQYLSHRDEAGPMLARIARRFGSRLHAPAAESAEISAHATIDVPLDRRHVDDNGIEVIPTPGHTPGSVCYLVAGSGGARYLFTGDTLYVDASGAWTAGYLPGMSDARSLDHSLELLATLTPDVVISSAFAGDSAVHPVNRNRWPEHVEQARAGLATRR from the coding sequence ATGCACCAAGTCCTCCCCACCCTCTGGCAGACCCGCACCGACTCCCCGTTCCCCGGCCTGACCACCCACGCGTTCCTATGGACCGGCGGCCGCCGCAACGCACTGTTCTACTCGGTGGCCACCGACGCCGACTTCGACGCGATCGAACAGCTCGGCGGCATCGCCGACCAGTACCTGTCCCACCGCGACGAGGCGGGCCCGATGCTGGCCCGGATCGCCCGGCGGTTCGGGTCCCGGCTGCACGCGCCGGCCGCCGAATCGGCGGAGATCAGCGCCCACGCCACCATCGACGTGCCGCTGGATCGACGGCATGTGGACGACAACGGGATCGAGGTCATCCCGACGCCGGGCCACACCCCCGGCAGCGTCTGCTATCTGGTGGCCGGGTCGGGCGGTGCCCGCTACCTGTTCACCGGCGACACCCTCTACGTCGACGCCTCGGGCGCATGGACGGCCGGTTACCTGCCGGGGATGAGCGACGCCCGCAGTCTGGATCACAGCCTGGAGCTGCTGGCCACGCTGACCCCGGACGTGGTGATCTCCAGCGCCTTCGCAGGCGATTCGGCGGTGCACCCGGTGAACCGCAACCGGTGGCCGGAACATGTCGAGCAGGCCCGGGCCGGTCTGGCCACCCGCCGGTGA